In a genomic window of Methylobacter sp. YRD-M1:
- a CDS encoding DUF4359 domain-containing protein, producing MKQFLITLILIALLGLLAYTNPKLENYDQFISQRITEEARKEKDPVIGAFNSLFGGFAANLMAKQTVRKDYVFFSTYDTTVGDKHMRAIGGLNNFYVTEDLVSKPGH from the coding sequence ATGAAACAATTTTTAATTACCCTTATCCTGATCGCTTTATTAGGTCTTCTGGCATATACCAACCCAAAACTTGAAAACTACGATCAATTCATCAGCCAGCGGATCACCGAAGAAGCGAGAAAAGAAAAGGATCCTGTCATTGGAGCGTTTAATTCTTTGTTTGGCGGTTTCGCCGCCAACCTGATGGCCAAACAGACGGTGCGGAAGGATTATGTTTTCTTCAGCACCTATGACACGACTGTTGGCGATAAACATATGCGGGCGATTGGGGGGCTGAATAATTTTTATGTCACGGAAGATCTTGTATCCAAACCAGGCCATTAA
- a CDS encoding deoxycytidylate deaminase, whose amino-acid sequence MKKEKYMSWHTYFMSVALLSSFRSKDSKTQNGACIADPNRKIIGIGYNGLPSGCNDDDPCYWKDEDDSNILQSKHTYVVHAEKNAIYNCMAHNMAGAIMYTTQFPCNTCAQAIIQVGIKEVVYLRIKEHDYHALRNEAVRKMFKDAGIVSRCYLDMGITDYTFLNDLAKLGHLSFD is encoded by the coding sequence ATGAAAAAAGAGAAATACATGTCATGGCATACATACTTTATGTCAGTGGCCTTATTATCATCGTTCAGATCCAAAGATAGTAAAACACAAAACGGCGCTTGTATTGCAGATCCAAACAGAAAAATAATTGGTATTGGTTATAACGGATTACCTTCGGGTTGCAATGACGACGACCCTTGTTATTGGAAAGATGAAGACGACAGTAACATTTTACAGTCGAAGCACACATATGTTGTACATGCTGAGAAGAATGCTATATATAACTGTATGGCACATAATATGGCTGGGGCAATAATGTATACAACACAGTTCCCATGTAATACCTGTGCTCAGGCAATTATCCAGGTGGGAATAAAAGAAGTCGTATACCTCCGCATAAAGGAACATGATTACCATGCATTACGTAACGAAGCAGTCAGGAAAATGTTTAAGGATGCAGGAATTGTATCTCGCTGTTATTTAGATATGGGAATAACTGATTATACTTTTCTAAATGACCTAGCTAAGCTAGGTCATTTATCCTTTGACTAA
- a CDS encoding PP2C family protein-serine/threonine phosphatase has translation MNDIDFAQGTHTGLLREVNEDSCLASPRLGLWIVADGMGGHEAGEVASRIAVQEITHSIEQGLPLVEAIEAAHRAIQAAARRGEGAAGMGATVVAAKLEGLHYEIAWVGDSRAYLWNGSLHRLTTDHSYVQQLLNAGLITESEIPEHPYRHVISQALGVGGTETTDIKVDLVSGELGEGDALLLCSDGLSGEVADDDIAAILAENAGAQARVDRLIAAALKAGGKDNVTVIVLASKD, from the coding sequence ATGAATGACATCGATTTCGCCCAGGGCACGCATACCGGATTGCTGCGTGAAGTAAACGAAGACAGCTGTCTTGCATCGCCGAGGCTTGGCTTATGGATAGTGGCGGATGGCATGGGTGGGCATGAAGCGGGCGAAGTGGCAAGCAGGATAGCAGTTCAGGAAATAACGCACAGTATCGAGCAGGGCCTGCCGCTGGTTGAGGCTATCGAAGCAGCCCATCGCGCGATACAAGCCGCTGCCCGGCGCGGCGAGGGAGCTGCAGGCATGGGGGCGACCGTGGTCGCTGCAAAGCTGGAAGGGCTGCACTATGAAATCGCCTGGGTGGGCGACAGCCGCGCGTATTTGTGGAATGGCTCATTGCACCGGCTCACTACAGACCATTCCTATGTACAGCAGCTCCTGAACGCCGGCCTGATTACCGAAAGCGAAATTCCGGAGCACCCTTATCGCCATGTTATTTCCCAGGCGCTAGGCGTAGGAGGGACGGAAACAACCGATATCAAGGTCGATCTGGTATCGGGCGAATTAGGCGAGGGCGATGCCTTGCTGCTTTGCTCCGACGGGCTGAGCGGTGAAGTTGCTGACGACGATATCGCCGCCATTCTGGCTGAAAACGCTGGCGCTCAAGCCAGAGTGGATCGCCTCATTGCAGCGGCTCTGAAAGCCGGGGGCAAGGATAATGTGACGGTGATTGTGCTTGCTTCGAAGGATTGA
- a CDS encoding 2Fe-2S iron-sulfur cluster-binding protein → MVPRSSIRQTRRTSTSTAHRSGTCGLCRVKRLSGKVRMAVEDSLTESEKADGYILACQAEAESNVEIDA, encoded by the coding sequence ATGGTGCCACGATCCTCGATACGGCAGACGAGGCGGACGTCTACATCGACAGCGCACCGATCCGGCACCTGCGGCTTGTGCCGCGTGAAACGGCTGTCCGGCAAGGTGCGCATGGCGGTCGAGGATTCGCTGACGGAAAGTGAAAAAGCGGACGGCTACATTCTGGCCTGCCAGGCCGAAGCCGAATCCAATGTGGAAATCGATGCCTGA
- a CDS encoding alpha/beta fold hydrolase translates to MSNVLSILLAAGAGLPAFSLAVEALRRSPPPPAQLRWAPDIPIQYVEVNGIRLRYIKTGRGPALVLLHTLRTQLDLFEKIVPELAEDFTVYAPDLPGHGYSDIPDVKYDAAFFADAVEGFLEALDLNDVMLAGVSIGGAIPLIVAARRNPRVARVVAINPYDYVQGRGMARGSLTALLVVMAAGIPVLGETVMRLRNIFIMKNVLEGGVSDPGSISPTLLREIYLTGNRKGHYRALINLLRNAGSWQAATKDYAHIKIPVLFLWGNQDWARPDEREQDRRLVPRAEMVTVGRGGHFLPLDRPDAVVRHLREFGSRTANR, encoded by the coding sequence ATGAGCAATGTTCTTTCCATACTCCTCGCCGCCGGCGCAGGCTTGCCGGCGTTTTCCCTGGCTGTCGAGGCGTTGCGCCGCAGCCCCCCTCCTCCTGCGCAATTGCGATGGGCGCCTGATATCCCGATCCAATATGTTGAAGTAAACGGCATCCGGCTTCGCTACATCAAGACAGGCCGAGGCCCCGCCCTGGTTCTTCTGCATACGCTGAGAACCCAGCTAGACCTCTTCGAGAAGATCGTACCGGAGCTGGCCGAGGATTTTACCGTCTATGCGCCCGACCTGCCAGGACATGGTTATTCGGATATCCCCGATGTGAAATATGACGCCGCGTTTTTTGCCGATGCGGTTGAAGGCTTCCTCGAAGCCCTCGATTTAAACGACGTCATGCTCGCCGGCGTCTCCATCGGCGGGGCCATTCCATTGATCGTCGCAGCCCGCCGCAATCCGCGCGTTGCCCGCGTCGTCGCGATCAATCCTTATGACTATGTCCAAGGCCGCGGCATGGCGCGCGGCTCACTAACAGCTCTGCTGGTGGTAATGGCGGCCGGCATACCCGTTCTCGGCGAGACGGTGATGCGCCTTCGGAACATCTTCATCATGAAGAATGTTCTCGAAGGCGGTGTGTCTGATCCAGGCAGCATATCGCCGACATTGCTGAGGGAAATATATCTGACAGGCAACCGGAAAGGCCACTACCGCGCGCTCATCAATCTGCTCCGAAACGCCGGAAGCTGGCAGGCAGCGACCAAGGACTATGCCCATATTAAGATTCCTGTTCTCTTCCTCTGGGGCAACCAAGACTGGGCCAGACCCGATGAGCGGGAACAGGATCGCCGGCTTGTGCCTAGAGCCGAGATGGTGACAGTCGGGCGCGGCGGGCATTTCCTGCCGCTGGACAGGCCCGACGCAGTCGTCAGGCATCTGCGCGAGTTTGGGAGTCGTACCGCAAACCGGTAA
- a CDS encoding IS5 family transposase (programmed frameshift), with product MRKVYPSDISREQFEPIKVLLENARKKTRPRTVDLYEVFCAILYLLKSGCQWRMLPSDFPKWRTVHHYFALWSEKSEGGTSLLEQALKKNQVGEARTRQGRNAKTSFCIVDAQSVKNTDCARRKGYDAGKKVSGIKRHIVVDTQGLPHAIVVTTANVTDRQGALMAIEQHAVDLSAVTSLLVDGAYTGQPFAESVRTLIGAEVQVAKRHELHAFAVMPQRWVVERSFAWLEKCRRLWKNTERLLNTSLQFVNLAFLVLLLRRY from the exons ATGAGAAAAGTGTACCCCAGCGATATCAGTCGCGAACAGTTTGAACCGATCAAAGTCCTGCTGGAAAATGCCCGCAAGAAAACTCGGCCTCGTACAGTGGATTTGTATGAGGTGTTCTGTGCCATTCTGTACTTGCTGAAGAGCGGCTGCCAGTGGCGCATGTTGCCGAGCGATTTTCCGAAATGGCGTACGGTCCATCATTATTTTGCACTGTGGAGCGAAAAATCTGAAGGCGGCACCAGTCTGCTGGAGCAGGCATTAAA AAAAAATCAGGTTGGCGAGGCCCGTACCAGACAGGGGCGCAACGCCAAGACGAGTTTCTGCATCGTTGATGCACAGAGCGTCAAGAACACCGACTGCGCACGCCGCAAAGGGTATGATGCGGGCAAAAAGGTGTCAGGCATCAAGCGCCATATTGTGGTTGATACGCAAGGATTACCCCATGCGATAGTCGTTACCACCGCTAATGTTACGGATCGGCAAGGGGCGCTCATGGCAATCGAACAGCATGCGGTTGATTTATCGGCCGTGACATCGCTACTGGTGGATGGCGCTTATACCGGTCAGCCTTTTGCAGAATCGGTACGGACATTAATCGGTGCCGAGGTGCAGGTGGCCAAACGCCATGAGCTTCATGCCTTTGCCGTCATGCCCCAACGCTGGGTCGTGGAACGATCGTTCGCTTGGCTAGAGAAGTGCCGACGGCTTTGGAAGAATACTGAGCGCTTGCTCAATACCAGTTTGCAGTTCGTTAATCTGGCTTTCTTGGTGCTGTTGCTGCGGAGATATTGA